In Brevibacillus brevis NBRC 100599, a single genomic region encodes these proteins:
- the purN gene encoding phosphoribosylglycinamide formyltransferase, with protein MVRKLAIFASGSGSNFEAIVQAVQDGKLAGVEVALLVCDKPGAKVLERAERLGIDAFVFQPKEYADKASFEQEIVAQLQKREISLVVLAGYMRLVGDTLLSSYEGKIINLHPSLLPAFPGKDAVGQALAYGVKITGVTVHLVDAGLDTGPIIAQIPVAVQEADTAETLAARIHAVEHELLVKVIGYLAEERVKLEGRLVQLT; from the coding sequence ATGGTGAGAAAGCTGGCCATTTTCGCCTCAGGCAGCGGCTCCAACTTTGAAGCGATCGTGCAGGCTGTACAGGACGGCAAGCTCGCAGGTGTAGAAGTTGCCTTACTCGTGTGCGACAAGCCCGGCGCCAAGGTTTTGGAACGGGCAGAGCGTTTAGGAATCGACGCCTTCGTATTTCAACCGAAGGAGTATGCAGACAAGGCTTCTTTTGAACAGGAAATAGTGGCACAGCTTCAAAAACGCGAGATATCGCTGGTTGTGCTGGCAGGCTACATGCGGTTGGTGGGCGACACTCTTTTGTCATCCTACGAAGGAAAAATCATCAATCTGCATCCGTCACTTTTGCCTGCTTTCCCTGGAAAAGACGCGGTTGGTCAGGCACTCGCATACGGGGTAAAGATAACGGGGGTAACGGTACATTTGGTTGATGCCGGTCTGGATACAGGGCCGATCATTGCCCAGATTCCCGTAGCGGTGCAAGAAGCAGATACGGCTGAGACCTTGGCGGCTCGCATCCATGCTGTGGAGCATGAGCTTTTGGTGAAGGTCATTGGCTACTTAGCAGAAGAGAGAGTGAAGCTGGAAGGAAGACTTGTCCAGCTGACGTAA
- a CDS encoding magnesium transporter CorA family protein — translation MLNIYKTNTLGKIEELQQFEKGCWIHLTNPSEQEKQQVVRELSIDLHFLQDALDDEEIGRIDKEGNRVKLYVDIPVSTKEATKDNYTTVPLGIMVTEDYILTVCLVETAVMNEFVQGKVKSFHTHMRNRFVLQILSNTSHDYLHYLKKINKQTETLEKSLRQSTKNNELLTLLELQKSLVYFSTSLETNSLLISLLRSGSYLKMYEEDKALLEEVKIETKQAIKMTEIYTAILGNIMNGFGSVISNNLNRVVKLLTSITIVITLPMVIGTFYGMNVGLPFQDHPHAFTIIMIMSTAITSVTALLFWRKKYF, via the coding sequence ATGTTGAACATTTACAAAACGAATACCCTCGGAAAAATAGAAGAACTGCAACAATTTGAAAAAGGCTGCTGGATTCATCTGACCAATCCTTCTGAGCAAGAAAAGCAACAAGTCGTCAGGGAGTTGTCGATTGACCTTCATTTTTTACAGGATGCCCTTGATGACGAAGAAATCGGACGGATCGACAAGGAAGGGAACCGCGTGAAGCTCTACGTGGACATCCCGGTCTCCACGAAAGAAGCGACGAAAGACAACTATACGACGGTTCCATTGGGAATCATGGTGACGGAAGATTATATCTTAACGGTTTGTCTGGTAGAAACGGCTGTCATGAATGAGTTCGTCCAAGGAAAAGTGAAAAGCTTTCACACGCACATGCGAAACCGGTTCGTCCTGCAAATTTTGTCAAATACGTCGCATGATTATTTGCATTACTTAAAAAAAATCAACAAGCAGACAGAAACGCTGGAAAAATCGTTGCGACAATCGACGAAAAACAATGAACTGCTTACCTTGCTTGAATTGCAGAAAAGTCTCGTCTATTTTTCGACGTCCCTGGAAACGAACAGTCTGTTGATCTCCCTGCTTCGGAGCGGCAGTTATTTGAAAATGTACGAGGAAGATAAGGCGCTGCTGGAAGAAGTAAAAATCGAAACCAAGCAGGCCATCAAAATGACGGAAATCTATACCGCTATTTTAGGGAACATCATGAATGGCTTTGGCTCCGTCATCTCCAATAATCTGAATCGCGTAGTGAAGCTGTTGACCTCCATTACTATTGTCATCACGTTACCTATGGTGATTGGCACCTTTTACGGGATGAACGTCGGGCTTCCTTTTCAAGATCATCCGCACGCATTCACGATCATTATGATCATGTCCACTGCCATTACGTCCGTAACAGCCCTCCTGTTTTGGAGAAAGAAGTATTTTTAA
- the purH gene encoding bifunctional phosphoribosylaminoimidazolecarboxamide formyltransferase/IMP cyclohydrolase: MSVKKALISVSDKTGLIPFARRLVAAGVQIISTGGTASLLKAEGVPVIGISEVTGFPEILDGRVKTLHPNIHSGLLAVRDSEAHVQQLKDLGIETIDLVVVNLYPFKETIAKPDVTYEDAIENIDIGGPTMLRSAAKNHAFVSVVVDAADYEKVAEEIEANGDTTLETRRKLAAKVFRHTAAYDALISRYLSEQVGELLPESYTVTYEKAQDLRYGENPHQRAAFYREPLSDQLSIGNASQLQGKELSYNNINDADAALAIVREFAEPAVVAIKHSNPCGVGIGADIRSAYQKAYEADPVSIFGGIVAANRPIDRDTALAMKEIFLEIIIAPDFTEEALAVLAEKKNLRLLRISALNEPAKKVDNLFRVAPVAGGALIQDFDYKQLEENEIQVVTDRKPSEEEMAQLKFAWKVVKHVKSNAILLAKDNMTIGVGAGQMNRVGAAKIAIEQAGALASGAVMASDAFFPMGDTVEAAAKAGITAIIQPGGSIRDQESIDACNRAGIAMIFTGTRHFKH, from the coding sequence GTGAGTGTGAAAAAAGCGTTGATCAGCGTTTCTGACAAGACAGGATTGATTCCGTTTGCCCGTCGATTGGTAGCCGCCGGGGTACAGATCATATCTACCGGGGGTACGGCTTCTCTTTTAAAAGCAGAGGGAGTTCCCGTCATTGGCATTTCTGAAGTGACTGGATTTCCAGAAATTTTGGACGGTCGCGTCAAAACGTTGCATCCCAATATCCACAGCGGCCTCTTGGCTGTAAGGGACAGTGAAGCACATGTGCAGCAACTAAAAGACCTTGGGATTGAGACCATTGATCTGGTTGTCGTGAACCTTTATCCTTTCAAGGAAACAATCGCGAAGCCAGACGTGACATATGAAGATGCCATTGAGAATATTGATATTGGTGGACCAACAATGCTGCGTTCTGCTGCGAAAAATCACGCGTTTGTCAGTGTCGTGGTCGATGCAGCCGATTATGAAAAAGTAGCAGAAGAAATTGAAGCAAATGGCGATACTACGCTAGAAACCCGTCGTAAGCTGGCAGCAAAAGTTTTCCGTCATACAGCTGCCTATGATGCCTTGATCTCTCGCTATTTGAGTGAGCAGGTGGGCGAACTGCTGCCTGAGAGCTACACCGTGACTTACGAGAAAGCACAGGATTTACGCTATGGGGAAAATCCACACCAACGTGCGGCATTTTACCGTGAGCCGTTATCGGATCAGTTGAGCATCGGGAATGCGAGCCAACTGCAAGGAAAAGAGCTTTCCTATAACAACATCAATGACGCAGACGCAGCGTTGGCGATTGTACGCGAATTCGCTGAACCTGCTGTCGTTGCAATCAAGCACTCCAACCCTTGTGGAGTAGGGATTGGCGCTGATATTCGCTCCGCTTACCAAAAAGCGTACGAAGCAGACCCTGTCTCTATTTTCGGTGGGATTGTGGCAGCAAACCGCCCGATTGACCGTGATACCGCACTCGCGATGAAAGAGATTTTCTTGGAAATTATCATTGCACCAGACTTCACCGAAGAGGCGTTGGCTGTTCTGGCTGAGAAAAAGAACCTGCGTCTCTTGCGTATTTCTGCGCTGAATGAACCAGCCAAAAAAGTGGACAATCTGTTCCGTGTGGCTCCTGTTGCAGGCGGGGCACTCATTCAAGACTTCGACTACAAGCAGCTCGAAGAAAACGAGATTCAAGTGGTTACAGACCGCAAGCCTTCGGAAGAGGAAATGGCACAGCTGAAATTCGCGTGGAAGGTCGTCAAGCACGTCAAATCGAACGCGATTCTCTTGGCAAAAGACAATATGACGATCGGCGTGGGTGCAGGCCAGATGAACCGCGTTGGGGCAGCGAAAATCGCCATCGAGCAAGCAGGTGCATTGGCAAGTGGCGCGGTTATGGCCTCAGATGCGTTTTTCCCGATGGGAGATACCGTGGAAGCGGCAGCCAAAGCAGGGATTACCGCTATCATCCAGCCAGGCGGCTCCATTCGCGACCAAGAATCGATTGATGCTTGCAACCGAGCAGGCATTGCGATGATCTTTACCGGCACGCGTCATTTCAAGCACTAA
- the purD gene encoding phosphoribosylamine--glycine ligase, which translates to MKILVVGGGGREHTIAWKLLQSSKVTKVYCAPGNGGTAQIAQNVPIGVHDFAALVQFVKDEGIDLTVVGPEDPLLAGIVDFFQERNLPIYGPNQKAAMIEGSKSFAKSLMKRYEIPTSAYESFLDYESASAYVREQGAPIVVKADGLAAGKGVVVAETVEEAEEALRQIMQESVFGEAGARVVIEECMFGEELSLLSFVDGETVKPMITSQDHKRIFNEDRGPNTGGMGTYAPVPQMSAELVDEIVKTIVQPMASGMAKDGIPFKGILYTGLMITEQGPKVVEFNARFGDPETQVLLPLLETDLLDIFVGTINGELDAVDVTWQKGSAVCVVMAAPGYPGEYPKGALIHGLGQANEGATVFHAGTKETEEGIVTSGGRVLGVVATGADLAQARETAYAKVQGISFDGAQYRTDIAARAMKYQQKG; encoded by the coding sequence ATGAAAATATTAGTGGTCGGTGGCGGCGGTCGAGAACACACGATTGCCTGGAAGCTGTTACAGAGTTCTAAAGTGACAAAGGTATACTGTGCGCCAGGAAATGGGGGCACCGCCCAAATCGCTCAAAACGTACCGATTGGTGTCCATGATTTTGCTGCACTGGTTCAATTCGTCAAGGATGAGGGAATCGATCTGACTGTCGTTGGCCCAGAAGATCCTTTGCTGGCAGGGATTGTAGACTTTTTCCAGGAGCGCAATCTGCCGATTTATGGCCCGAACCAAAAAGCGGCAATGATCGAGGGAAGCAAGTCTTTTGCGAAAAGTTTAATGAAACGCTACGAGATTCCGACGTCTGCCTATGAATCATTTCTGGATTACGAATCGGCGAGTGCGTATGTGAGAGAGCAGGGCGCTCCTATCGTTGTCAAAGCGGATGGCTTGGCAGCGGGGAAAGGGGTCGTTGTCGCAGAAACGGTGGAGGAAGCGGAAGAGGCACTTCGTCAGATTATGCAGGAAAGCGTCTTTGGTGAAGCGGGAGCGCGCGTGGTCATTGAGGAGTGCATGTTCGGCGAAGAGCTGTCGCTGTTATCTTTCGTCGATGGAGAGACGGTTAAGCCGATGATTACTTCTCAGGATCATAAGCGAATCTTCAATGAGGACCGCGGCCCGAATACAGGCGGCATGGGAACATACGCCCCGGTACCGCAAATGTCTGCTGAGCTGGTGGACGAGATCGTCAAAACGATTGTCCAGCCGATGGCGTCAGGGATGGCCAAGGATGGCATTCCGTTCAAAGGCATTCTCTACACAGGTCTGATGATTACGGAGCAAGGCCCGAAAGTCGTGGAGTTCAATGCGCGTTTTGGCGATCCAGAGACACAAGTGCTCTTGCCGTTGCTCGAAACAGATTTGCTCGATATTTTTGTCGGAACGATCAATGGAGAACTCGATGCAGTCGATGTTACATGGCAAAAAGGAAGTGCTGTCTGTGTCGTCATGGCAGCGCCGGGTTATCCGGGAGAATATCCAAAGGGTGCGCTGATTCACGGACTGGGTCAGGCAAACGAGGGAGCTACGGTGTTTCACGCAGGTACGAAGGAAACCGAGGAAGGTATCGTTACGAGCGGTGGCCGTGTGCTTGGCGTCGTGGCAACCGGAGCGGATTTGGCGCAAGCGCGTGAGACGGCGTACGCGAAGGTGCAGGGGATCTCGTTTGATGGGGCACAGTATCGCACGGATATTGCGGCACGAGCGATGAAGTATCAGCAAAAGGGATAA
- a CDS encoding MFS transporter encodes MGESRERLWTRDFVLLTVCNLLLFLTVQMQTPTFPAYVKETYQANDFVVSLVISLFSLAAVIARVFTGEALKTKSSKLLAIVALGFVAIFSAGYYWAGSIVFFLLLRILVGIGFGMGSTTFPTIVSNVIPARRIGEGMGYFGLSTSLAMALGPLIGLGVLNGFGFGSMLMVLVLLVAIIFPLMHFIRAYNQLPVSSGNTQTVTGIRRFYDKKLLLPAGLNFCLSITYGGILSFLALYGKEAHIENVGWFFLTNALAMVLIRPFSGKLYDRKGHIAVLPPGAIFVGISLLLLSLTTTESLLLVSAAFYGLGYGMIQPSIQAWMVKVVTPEQRGMANGLFFNSIDLGIAVGSMLLGVIATHSSYSVMYRWSAACLLLFLIVYFLSQVAAAKAKKAAIAGENVGM; translated from the coding sequence TTGGGAGAGAGTAGAGAGAGACTGTGGACGAGAGATTTCGTCCTGTTAACTGTATGCAATTTGTTGTTGTTTCTCACCGTTCAAATGCAGACCCCAACATTCCCTGCCTATGTGAAGGAAACTTATCAGGCCAATGATTTTGTTGTCAGCTTGGTTATTAGCTTGTTTTCACTTGCAGCAGTGATCGCAAGGGTATTTACCGGGGAAGCTTTGAAAACGAAAAGCAGTAAGCTCTTGGCAATCGTAGCACTTGGATTTGTCGCGATTTTCAGCGCAGGTTATTACTGGGCGGGAAGCATTGTGTTCTTTCTTCTGTTGCGAATCCTGGTCGGAATCGGCTTTGGGATGGGCAGCACGACCTTTCCGACGATTGTCTCCAATGTGATTCCTGCCAGAAGAATCGGCGAAGGCATGGGTTATTTCGGCTTATCGACCAGCTTGGCTATGGCACTCGGCCCGTTGATTGGACTTGGAGTGTTAAATGGGTTTGGATTCGGATCGATGCTCATGGTTCTCGTATTGTTAGTTGCTATTATTTTTCCGTTAATGCATTTTATCCGTGCCTACAATCAGCTTCCTGTGTCGTCTGGGAACACACAAACGGTCACAGGCATTCGTCGATTTTATGATAAAAAGCTGCTGCTTCCAGCTGGACTGAACTTTTGTTTATCCATTACGTATGGCGGGATTCTCAGCTTTTTGGCCTTGTATGGAAAAGAAGCCCACATTGAGAATGTCGGCTGGTTTTTCCTTACGAATGCACTGGCGATGGTGTTGATTCGTCCGTTTTCCGGCAAGCTTTATGATCGCAAAGGGCATATTGCCGTCCTGCCTCCCGGTGCGATTTTCGTCGGGATCAGCCTCTTGCTCCTGTCCCTGACAACGACAGAGTCCTTGCTTCTCGTCTCTGCTGCCTTCTATGGCCTTGGCTATGGCATGATTCAGCCATCTATCCAGGCGTGGATGGTGAAGGTCGTCACACCTGAGCAACGTGGCATGGCGAATGGACTGTTCTTTAATTCCATCGATCTGGGGATCGCGGTCGGCTCTATGCTTCTCGGCGTCATCGCGACACATTCGAGCTACTCTGTCATGTACCGCTGGTCGGCGGCTTGCTTGTTGCTGTTCCTCATCGTTTATTTCCTCTCACAGGTGGCTGCGGCTAAAGCGAAAAAAGCGGCCATCGCGGGTGAAAACGTGGGTATGTGA
- a CDS encoding MarR family winged helix-turn-helix transcriptional regulator has protein sequence MIHYVSLFLKEFDLTTEQFAVLYRLREEEGINQKELAQRSAKDQPSMTRILDTLAKKGFIEKTLSEQDRRAYIITLSPKGREWLEQAIPVEAQAVADILEGISPEKLAFLREILLEINENINRKTTD, from the coding sequence ATGATTCATTATGTTTCCCTTTTTTTAAAGGAGTTTGATTTGACCACGGAGCAGTTTGCCGTCCTTTATCGGCTACGAGAGGAAGAGGGTATCAATCAAAAAGAGCTGGCTCAGCGCTCTGCGAAGGATCAGCCTTCCATGACACGCATTTTAGACACACTCGCCAAAAAAGGCTTTATCGAAAAGACATTGAGCGAACAAGACCGCCGCGCTTACATCATTACCCTTTCCCCGAAAGGACGGGAATGGCTTGAGCAGGCGATTCCTGTAGAGGCTCAGGCCGTTGCGGACATATTGGAAGGGATCTCTCCTGAAAAGCTGGCCTTCTTACGGGAAATCTTGCTGGAGATTAACGAGAACATCAATAGAAAAACGACAGACTAG